Part of the Vicugna pacos chromosome 3, VicPac4, whole genome shotgun sequence genome is shown below.
TACCCATTTACCAGTTCCTATTTTTCTGttactgttaattttctttttaaaaaaatagtataaaCTGTATATTAAAATAACAGTTTAAGACCATATTTCCCAAGTTACTTTATTATTGGCACTGTTTTTTCTAACAAAATCTTTTGAGCAACTCTCTTATTAGTGCAAATTTATTTAGTAACTTTAAATTACAGCAGACTTATAAGGTCATTCATTGAGAAATCGATTTGATACCTGGGATTATAGATGGCTTTAGTGtgtaattttttaacttattatttcttaatttttaatttgagaTAATTgaagacttacagaaaagttgtaagaacagtacaaataataataatatatatttttcaccGATTCTCCAAATTTTAACTCTTTATCACATTTACTATatcattctctctttctttgtaGTTAAATGCATGAATATAGAGGTAGTATTTTTCTAAACCCTTTTAGAGTACGTTGCATATGTAAGGCCCCATTACTCTAAATACTTCagtttgtatgtatttttttaaaagggggcATTCTCACTTGTAACCATAGTATACTTATAAAAATCAAGACATTAAATCCTTGAgccttccccaaagcagttggaataatcctcctactcattactcacacacacacacacacacacacacacaccccaccccaaccccctgtctctctctctctccttctgtggagtgtgtatctatttttactttaaactaaacaccccacacctcttggcttctctccctgtcatctttctgagatggcccacattctgcctatggagtatgtatcttcTAAGacattttcccttctgagtgagacagaccacACTCTCTGTGAAgagtgtatctctctaaataaacttgctttcacttaaataaaaaaaacccaagagtattatttttaaatttttttaattaagaaactaACTTTATGACCACTGTTTTAATGAATTGTAGCCAATCCTGAGCACGGAATATAACATTCCCCACAAATATCACAAAATGTCTTGatggatattttatttaaagttataaacTAAACCAGATGACCAggctactatttttatttttatttttttattaaaaataattttttttttaatggaggttccagagattgaacccaggacctcatgcacactaagcatgtgctctggccctgagctatttccctcccctccggctactgtttttaatttcgagattttttttaataagcctcTAATGCTGGGTGATTTAGGAACTCTTGTAAGTAATTATAAGTTTTATTCAGCAGATAAAGCTCCCTAtgtacctttttttaaattgaggtataattgacatgtaccattgtattagtttcaggtgttcaatGTAATGACttagtatttgtatatattgcaaaatgatcatcacagtaaGTCTGGGTAACATTCATTGCCATACATCGTTACAACTTTTTTTCTTacggtgagaacttttaagatctactttcctagcaatttaaaaatatatggtataaaaaaaaagaaataaaaatatatggtatagtattgttaactatattttccattttgtacataacatctccaggacttatttaataactggaagtttgtacctcctaTGTATCTTTTTAATGCAAATTTTGGAAGGTAGCCTAAGCATTTAGTTGGTGGTCAGATGGTTATTAAGTTGACTGAAACTTTAATAAAGAGAATTAGTGTTCAAAATAGATGCCTTAGAGATATTTCTGGTCCTGATTCTTTCTCAGCTAAGCATACAGAAGGGTTAATAGTAGGTTTAAAACCTTACCACACTCctttaaattgttttcattttgttacaTGTATAATCCTAGACtgttttgaaatagaaaaaattatatttggGTTTTCCTGTTCTAATTACggaataaaaatattctaattcGATTACAAAGTGTTACTATATTAGTTATTTGGAGAGTACTTTTTTCCAGGCTAAACTGTGAAAATGCAGTCCTCAAAGAAACtctgaaactgaaaacagaagaaattaaaatgctCAAGTCTGAAAATGCAAGTAAGTAAAGAGTGGTACTTtgataattcttcaaaaatattatgTTAAAAGATCAGTTTTATATAGTATGTCCTATGTCCAGAACACACATATCAATAGACAAAGTGGTAACATTTTGAAGTAATCTATAATTAAGGATGAAAGAGAAAAGATATGCATCAGTgcagttttttaattttaaaaaaattgaggtgaaattcacataaaattaaccatttaaaagtgaaaaattcatAATACATACAATGTTGTACAAACATCTAGTTCTAAAATGCTTCATCAGTCCAAAATAAAGCCTCACAGCCATTAAGCAATCCCCCCAGTTCCCCATCTATCCTTCAGTTTTTATACTCAGTGTAAAACAAAATGGTAGAGCACCTGATGTTTGAGGAGCCTGAGTAAATGTATGTTTTAATGGAACAGTATAGGAAAAGTATAAAATTGTATTAACTGTACATTAAAATAGtattaaatatacacatataactatacaaagcagcattatttttcttataaaagtgTCTTCTGCGAATATCcctaatacaaatatttttaatttttcaaaacatttttggaCTCCTTAAGAATTCGAagttttttacatatattatgtgtatacaaacacacacaatatatCTTTTGTATAATAAGCCACTGTACGACAAAAGTTAGTGAAAGGCTATTAAAgtgttttaagaaaattaaagtggTACCAACTCTTCGGGAAATTTTAAGAGACGATGTTGATTGCCCCTTCTTTGTAGAAACTGTTTTAACGTGGAGGCTTGGAAGGGATAAAATAAGTGCTAAATCAGGTCATGGGCCTGAGAGAAGCACTTTACATAGTGTAGTAAGTGAACTGTGGCAAAACCTCTGGGTGAGAACTACACACATAGATGGTGCTTCTCCACACCAGTGATTTGACCCAGAGATTTCTCCCAGTTATGTTAGCTCCAGGACAGGAGCTGCTGATAACCACTACCCTTGCTCCTTCCACCCTGCAACAGGAGAAGAAAAGTTACTGATTTCTGCTCTCCAGGAAATAGCAGGGAACCCTCTGGTTCTAAATGTTTGCGTTGAGAGCCTTTTGTGAAAACTCTTAATAGAAAAGTCTGCTAGAGTTTGGAGAGCTGATACAGTTGACATTAATACAATATGTGAAATCTCATCACCTGGGCCTCACTGTCCATAAACGGTGAAAAATTAGCCCTTGTTTGTTCTCTTTTTGAAAATTCTACAAATTTTCTTTGAGCAAATGAAGACCAGACTTTGGTTCCATAGTTGATACTTCCACATTAAAAATAGTAACATTTTATCTAGTGTTAACGTGTATATTATCTCACTTGATACCCACTGTTCTATCAAACAGATAGGGCCAGAGTTTGTGGGTAGTTATTGTACATGCCTTGCTTAGAAGATGAGTATATGATGTTGGTGTAACTAGATGGGGTTAGACTTCATAACCGAACACTTCTTCATATGGCCCCTCCTAGTTTTGAATCAGCAGTATTTGGAGGCCCTCGCCATGCTTGATATCaaacagcagaagatggctcagGAAAACACGTGTCGGGGTAAAAGTGGCTTTACAGAGGTTTCAGGTCTTGAGGTAGGTAAGCAGGTACAAAAATTTAGCAGGGGGTaaattttcctctttcattttctttctgccatCGCCATCAGCTCCATTTTTAGGACAGCACCATACTTAGCAATTTGAGAGAGGCCCAGGTCCATTCTCCAGCCTTGCTGGTACCATACCTTTCAGGCATGACATTCTTGGACATGAGGGGATGTGCTAGCCACTTCTCGCCCCTCGtatttcctttttccacagtTTTAGCCGAAACTATTGTTACCAATGTCTCTCCTGAATAGGGGCTTACAGCCTCAGAGTACTTTCCCACAGTTTTTAATCTGATCATCATGGTAATCTTGTGAAGACTGCAAAGCAGgtaccatccccattttacagaggaaaccCTGGCTCAGATAGTTTCAGTTACTTTCCTGAAGTGACAAGGTCAATCTGGGGTTGAGCCAGGTTCAGAAGAAAGGTCTGCTGCTGATGGATTACTAATTGCTTGTTGAGGTGTGCAATGTCTTACAGTGTGGAAGTTTGGCTGGTAAGATAAAAAGTGTCCTGGGGACTCATGAGAAATGAGCAATGTAACAGTGGAGTGAGGGGGGTTGGCCATTCACATTATAGAACTTCAAATAAAGaaactattaataataatagcaaatacaTAGTCCTTGGTAAGCGCCAGATTCTAAGTGCTTTAAGTAGATGaacacatttaattctcacaactaccAGATAAGCTGAGTACTATTAAatcctcattttgcaaatgaggtaAGAGGCACAAAaggattaagtaatttgcccaaagtcacaaagctactaagtggtagagctggaagTACATCCAGGTAAAGTTTAGAGTCTGTAATTTTGATCATCATGCTCTACTGCCTGGGTGGAAAACTAGTGTaataacaaaacaggaaaataaactgaactgagagaaaattctggaaaagaaGGCTTTCTTATAATCTTGAGTGGGCCAGGGCCTAGGCAGGAACAAGGACCCTGAACCAGCTGATGAAGGAGCACTAAGGTAAAGAAGTACAATTAGGATTCAGAGCTCCTTGCAGAAACCTTGCATTTTCACATTGGTCCTACTCAGGTCGAAAGTTACTTTTGGCTGCAGCTTTTGCAGGGACAGTTATCAGGAGCCAGAAGTTGAGAAGGGAAAATACCAATCTACCACACAGCCACCATTTGTACACTCCAGTCAACTATAAGGTGAATATGTGCTTCATAGTCATCTTTGATGTGAGGAAGAATTTTCTGTAATAGCCTTTACACTAAGAGAGAGAGTGGAATCTTCCTCTCTAAACAGTTCTAAATTAGGATTCAATTTTCAGCTAATCCATTCCTGTGAAATTTTATAGCAACAGGAAGTTTAGACAATAATTCCATAGTAAGCTCCACATGAAACTTTAAAAGATATGGCACAATATGTTACATAGACTGCCCCCATTAAATTGGTAGTTGCTGGGATATGTTGGGAAAGCAACCTGTGGCTAGTTGCcaaatgggttttttaaaaagtacaacagTTCTTAATTTTCTTCTAGCTACAAGGGTCAACCAGAAGTGACCCATATGGactcttttcttcattgtgaTCAATAGACAGGCTTTGAGTGATCAGGCCCCTGTGCAATTCCAGAACAGTGGATGAGCCAAGAAATATTTAAGAACACATTACATGATCACAGAGCAGTTTTTTAGGCGTGGAGGGATGATTGTTTTCCTCACTGACATTAAAATGCACTCATCATTTCTGAGCATGCATCTTTTCCCAGCAGGACCTGACGGTAATGAATGCTGGGCAGCAGGGCCAAGTCCAGTCACAGGAAATCCATATTGTAGATGTTAATATTTACTTTGCTAGGTCAAGTTCCTGCCAAGGACTCAGAACTGAGGGAAACCAGTGCCAGGTTAAAGgtttttgagagtgaaaagaaggtagaatttatatttttgttccaAGTAGTAACATTCTCTCAAAATTTGTAGTTAATTTCCACTTGGGTCCTGAAATCAGCCTCATCTTCctactatttttgttttcctttcatttctttgaatcaagATGCTTGAATAAAATGTGCATGGATATGTGTGTGTGCCCCTCTGTGTGTGGCTAAGCAGTATGACACTTAGTAATGGGATAATGCTTTTGGATTTAAAGCTTGCAGTCCTGGGAGCCTGTGTTTGTCATGGTCCCAGAGGGAGCCCCTGTGCCTGTGCCAAAATGGCAGCATCCACTCGGAAAATGGTTCTTCAGCTCAAACAGGAGGTACTGTACTATCAAAACAGTAAAAGCTTGGGTTTTGTTTCTCGACTAACAGTTGAATAAGTGAAATATCTGCAATAATCAGCTTCATTTTGGTAGTCATTGGCTATGGAACTTATCCTTAAGTTTATGATAACATTAACTTATAAACTGTATTTTGTTTACACAGTTCCAACAAGTTGTTTGCGTATGTTTTAGTTAGTATTTTCTGAGTTCATATTTCTTTTGTCTATACATGGCCCTGAAATTACTAGATATTAGAGGAAAAGGCACACATGCCTAAAATCACTAGGATCTGCAACACTGATTAACGGAGAGATAAACATGAAGCTTATTAGAAAAGTTGCAAAGTACCTTTGTACCAGCCAGACCTAACTTTGAATCATAGCTCCATCATTTTCCAGCTCTGTGGCTTCTGGACACATACTTTAAACTATAATAACATTTGGAGGGttgctgtgagaaataaaagacAGTAGACATACAATGTTTAGCACAGGGACATGTCTGGCATTTAATCAAATGACAGCTGCCATTGTAATTAAGCTTTAATAATAAATAGTGTggaccataattttaaaaatatttcatgtttattGAAAGTATGGAATTTAAAGTCTTCAGAGTATATAGGAAAGCAAATAGCTAAACATTAAGCAATATATTATGAAAAGCATACGATTACAAAGATCAGAGTCAGCCATGGGACGTATGTGAAAGATACTATTCATAACTGTTTCCAGTGTTATTGTCTGGAGTGGCCCAAGGCAGAACTGAGATGCAGCCTTTGGCATCCTCCCTTTTTCCTCATTGGCCAGGACACACGCAGGGCCTGTCTAGGATAATGAAGTCTAAGAGGTGGATTAACAGGGAATTGATAGGTACACAAGGGGAACTTCTGGTAATCTAGTTCAGAGTGGGCAGCTACTGcagaagagaatgacaaatgccaATTAGCTTAAGCAGATGAAAGAGCTCAAAGGCAGGCAGGAGACTCATGCTGGCACAGAGACTGCATTTGCTAATCTGATTCAGCATTCAGGCAACAATTGTTCTGGTTTTGTCTCTGATACCTCTCAAACTTTCTTTCAAAACCAGTTGGGACTTTTGCAGAAGAGTAAAGAAGAAGCCTACATAATGGCAGATGCATTCAGAATTGCATTTGAGCAACAATTAATGAGGAAAAATGACCAGGCACTAAGATTTACACAAATGGATAAAATGTGTAAGAAACcaacaaaatggataaattggAAGCACCTTAAAGAGGATGGTAAATATGAATTATAATGGCAGTAACTGGGTGTAATTTCAGTTGTTTTTGTTTATAACTATAGTTGAATAAGCACAGTTAACATGGAGAATATAACTGAAATTTCACAGAGTTGTGATTTATGTAAAAATTTAGCAACTGTGGGAAAAAGGGGGTCACTGGGGTGTTAACCTGTGCAGGTAAGACCATAAAATGACAGGACAATCTCTTTTTAGTACTCTTCTATTTCATTTAAACAAGATCATGTTTAGTGGAAAAAAATTGTAAGAGCACTAGATGATTAAAGTGAAGCTGCCAAAAGGAAATTAATATGGAAAATGGCAGTGAAACTCAACATTAAATGTATCTAGTTAAACTTTACTGAAATGTGATTCTGGGTAAGACACTGAGTGGTAGAGGAGAAATCTTAAGTTCGACAAATTAATAAAGTATTCTTATAAAAAGTGAAACAAGTTAAGGTTTTGGTTCACAAACCTATCAAAAATTCATGGCCATTTTTGAGTCATTGTGGTATTaaacaaaatgtataaaaatggcGTAAGAGAATAAAATTACAATTGGAATAGGTAGACTGTCCAATATAAAGgtgttatttttaaagatctaGTTTCTCTAAATGCTCAATCTCAATTTTCAATTATCAGTATTATTCAGAATTCAAATTGCTTCAGTTTAAAATTCCAATTTGAAACCATTTCTCAGTCAAAGATTACAGTGAAGTTTATTAAGTGTAAATGTTTTCATATTAAAATTCTGACATGACCCCATTTCTAAATCTTTATCAAAATCCATAATCCTAATTCCAATATCTCTCATTTTCAGATGAGTTCAGGACCAGTAAGAATCTTACAGTATCAAAATTGAAACTTAACAGTAGATACCTATTTTGtttgaagtatttcctttcaACAGTGCATATTAGTATTAGTATATGGGTCAAGTGCTGGGAATTTTAGCTTCATTAAACTTTACCCATCTCATGGTAAATTGCTTATAgggataataaaaaatagaagtaGTAAACAAGAACTGTGAAAGTGGGTAAAAGCAGATTCTATGTATTCAGAGTCAGCTGCAAGTCAGGGCAAAAGGGGGGAAATAATTTTCCTGAACTCTCATCCTTAAAGAGGAATTCCACATTGTCCTGAAATTAACTTCTAAAAGAGTTTTCTGACATGAGACGGGCCACTGAGCAAATATAATAGCTAAGTCCTCAACAGTCATTtgtaagaaatacaaaatcaccaTTTACATGGCTGTTTTCTATAATAATTCCTTAATGTTGAACTTGAGGTAAGTGATTTGCCAGGGGAATCAGCAAACTTAGTCCAATGTATTTAGCGTTTTAGGACTCAGTGGACAACATGACGGGTATCTAGTTCTACCATGAACAGATGTGTAGGTGATCTTCCTCAGACACCTCTTCTCTCAGTGGGGCCCTTAATAGGAGCTGGATTGCAAAATTTTTAAAGGTATACTCTTTGAGGGCAGCCCTGGTGTTCTGTGTTGTTAACTGAAGTCAAATCCTTTTAGAAATCTGATCTTAATTGTTTTGATGGAAGGTAGGGAGAAGAGCCAggagacagaagaaaagaagaggtagATTCATATTCATTTCAGCACttgtacttattttatattcCCGAATTCCTACTTCCTTAGCTATTTACAAAATTCAGGAACTTTTGCATGGAAAACATGATTTGAGAGGCATAGCTCCCAATCTTTGCCTTCCATTAAGGTACTGAGACTGGAagcaaaattgaaaataattgatTCATCTCTGAAGTCTTTACAAGTATATACAAGTTTAGTAGCTCTTTTCGtcttcccaaacagaaactccatACCCTTTCTATACTaactgcctgctccctcctccagcccatgctttattattatttaatggcACAGCAACCCAACAATAGAGCATAGGTACTATTATTCTCATTCTGGAGGGGAAGAAATGAAGCTCAGAGAACTTGTCCAACGTCAGACAGGAAGTGGCTAAATGGGGATTCAAGTCCAGGTCTTGCTGTCTCTAAGGCAGAGCCTGCATGGTTCAGAGGCTACCTGTCTGCAGACTTGTTTTTTGGGGAGTGAAGTGGTTTCTCAAATAATGTGGGTAAGTGGCTGACATTTAAATTGGGAGATTTCACATACAAATCTGGATTGCTGGCTCCTCTGGAAGACTGAGATGATCTGGTAGCACGGGCTGCATTCTCTCCCACGGGGCAGCCACTGTGGGGAGCTGAGCAGCGGCTGTGCGATGAGACAGTGGCAGGACGGGCGTTGCTGTTTCTCACTGCGGCCCTCTCACCTGTGTCTGCCGTCCTGGCTCTAAAGTCTGCTCTTCCCACTGCACTGTGCTGCCTGACTCAGTCGTGCTAGAGGTCTCCTGAAGAGGACAAGGTCCTGACTGATTTAGGAATGAATCAGCCTTGGTTCACACTTACCTGTTTTCCTGGAAGTACATCAGTGAGTGTCTTGTTATGTCTCAGCTGGATTTTCATGTTCCACTTTAGGGTTACCATCACAAAGTAAGAAGACCTTAGGGCAGAAACTGCTGAGTATGCTCCCTTCAGAAAACAGTTCTAAGAGCACTGATGATCAGGATGATCCTCAGGAAGTCTTTCAGATGCTAACAGATTTGGTTAGTACCTTTACTTTTTGTTAGAGGTTGTAGAGAAGGTAATCCTTTTGCTTCCTATTAAATTCAACTCTTTACCACAGTCAAGTATGTGACTTTTATGCTCTTTTCCCAGTTTAGGCACCATTTTCGAGAATTATGGTCTCAATCTATTTAAACACCCCACACACACTACCCATGTCTCCCATCCATTGCATTCCTTGTGCAAGTTTAAACCTCCACCTCTGAAAAGAGGAGGCTTCCTGTAATTAAGTCCAGGCATCTCTGTCATCTGCATTAATGTATACAGTTCGTGACAAGACTTTGTTTATTCAggaatttttaaagtgttcaaggAACTTCCTCATGCATGTCCTTTAATCATTACAACCTTGAAATCAGCCCTCTTATCCTCAATTTCACAGATGACTAAACTAAGAAACCCAGGTTATATGAACATACTTATCTATAGAAGAgtattaaagttatttatttgcatataaatatataaaaacaactttatatataaataacttcAACATTCTTTCACAGAGATAAGTACATGttgatattatatatacatacatacacacacacacaccatgtaaatatatacttttttctcctttctcttcagttgacTTAAACAATTTTCAACAGAAAATGctgttttctattctttctaaaaaaaaaatatcctcAGTAACTTGTAGCATGATGCTAAGGAATCAGTGGAcacttaattcatttattcactctgaTTGACTTGACAGAATGAAGATTGAATACTTTCATAAAATACTTCTGACTACAGCTCTGTATTCTGTGATTTACTAATTGGtccattttaaatttctgtgcATGCAGCTGAATGATAAAGAAGAAGCTTTGGCTCATCAAAGAAAAGTTAGTTACATGCTTGCTCGGGCTTTGGAAGACAAAGATAACACgtcaaaagagaataaagaaaaaagtcctATGAAAGACAATTCTCCATTAAGAAATCGCTGGCAGAAAACTTCAGAATTCCCCATTTTGTGTGACTGTGTCCATTCAAGCGTTCagatttttaattctgtgaaCTGCATTTGTTCAGTTCAGCACTTTCATACAGATCAAAACTACACAAGAACTCTTAAAAGATCCCATTCTTTGCCATCAAATATCAGGTACTGAAGACAAACCAGTTGAAATTAGAACTGAGAGCTGTTTATATCGAGACTGAAGAAGGACTGTAAATGCTACTACATCTTCAGAAGTTGTATGTTTCCAGGAATTTCTAAATTTTAGGAGGCagcttaaataaatattttctataagaaattattaatatattgttgacatattttatttataaattctatTACTATATTTTGTGAAGTTTTCAATAATTGCCAatatcttaaaagcaaaaaactgatttttgagaaaaaaatttaattatttagaTTGACTATAGGCATCTTTGGCTCAAGCAACAATAGGAATGACTGAATGTTcatttttgaaatacatttatcttatttttgtttttcaggatttTTTATTTGCCATatcaagttatttaaaaattaaaaataatttccttaagTTAACTTCAATAAAAAGGTTTTAATGGTGGGATTTTAGCAGAAGTGTATTCAAAGTCATTGCTAGTTACCTTTATAGCTTCTTTTTTGTCAGAGCGGTGACATTTTGTAGCCAGATGTACACAGAATTCTGGCACTTAGGCCACTGAGTTAACTTCTTGGTTTTGATGCTGAGTTTTAgaccatttaaagttattttctctttctataaATATTACATAGTAATAATCTTTAATACCTTTTGGGAATATTGCTATATTAACAGCATCACAGTGATGCATTACATCGTTAGCAGTTATAATAAAACTTTTATCTAATTATGATCTCTAGTGAAAAGAAAAGGTATTACTACTTAGATGAGAAAACAATAGGGTGATAACATATAAACCACTTATAGTTTTGTTAAAGGAACACCATTGATTGACATTAATAATAAAGGCTGAAAATTTggcaaataaatttttaagaaaggagGAATGATGAGGATCTACTGTTAccagatattaaaatgtattgTCCTGATAGTAATATAAAGCTACATTATTTAAAGCAGTGTGGTAACAGCAGGTCAATGGAATAGGATAAAGACCATACAcagatgtagtatatataataatttagTATGAAACAAGAGGTAGGAAAAGGAAGGATTAGGGATATCTAATAATACCAAAGTGGGAAgtgtaaaagaaaatcaaattacaaAAGTTGAAAAGGTtcttttagtgtgtgtgtgtgtaaaaaaaaaaaaactcaaattaataaaatctatAATATTCCAATTGACAGATACACAAAGAATCTAAATCACTatcctaaaggaaataaaagcaaaaagaaacaaatggggcctaatgaaacttaaaaggttttgcacagcaaaggaaaccatcaatgaaagaacctactgaatgggaggaactatttgcaaatgatacgaccaaaaaggggttaatatccaacatacattaacagctcatacaactcaaaaaaataaacaacctaactgaaaaatgggcagaagaactgaatataCATTGTTTCcccaagaggaaatgcagattaccaacaggcacatgaaaagatgcatcactaatcatcagggaaatgcaaatcaaaaccacagtaagatatcacctcacacctgtcaaaacaGCCATTGTCAAAAAGAGcacaacaaatgttggtgaggatatggagaaaatggaaccctcatacactgctgatgggaatgtaaattggtgcagccactgtggaaaacagtatggaggtgtctcaaaataaaaaactgaacTACCTTATgattcagcagttccactcctggttGTATATCTGAACAAAATAAaagccctaattcaaaaagataacatgcaccccaatgttcacaacagcattatttacaattgccaagatatggaagcaacctaagtgtccatcaacagatgactgaacaaatgggacctaatgaaacttacaagcttctgcagagcaaaggaaaccagaaataaaacaagaagaaaacctacggaatgggagaaaatttttgcaagtgaaaccgacaaaggcttgatctccaaaatatataagcagctcatacgactcaataaggaaaaaataaacaacccaatccaaaaatgggcagaagacctaaacaagcaactctccaaggaagacatacaaatgatcaaaaagcgcatgaaaaaatgttcaatatcactaattatcagagaaatgcaaatcaaaactacaatgaggtatcacctcacaccagtcagaatggccgtcattcaaaaatccaaaaatgacaaatgctggagaggctgtggagaaaggggaaccctcctacactgctggtgggaatgcagtttggtgcagccactatggaaaacagtgtggcgattcctcaaaagactaggaatagacttaccatatgacccaggaatcccactcctgggcttgtacccagaaggaaatctacttcaggacgacacttgcaccccaatgttcatagcagcactatttacaatagccaaaacatggaaacaacctaaatgtccatcaacaggtgactggataaagaagatgtggtatatttatacaatggaatactactcagccataaaaaccaacaacataatgccatttgcagcaacatggatgctcctagagaatgtcattctaagtgaagtaagccagaaagagaaaaaaaaataccatatgagatcactcatatgtggaatctaaaaaacaaaaacaaacaaacaaaaacaaagcataaatacaggacagaaatagactcatggacagagaatacagacttgtggttaccggggtggggggcggggtagagggtgggaagggatagactggggtttcaaaattgtagaatag
Proteins encoded:
- the CCDC125 gene encoding coiled-coil domain-containing protein 125 isoform X2, translated to MSRVARPPSEAEGPAWETEDEDTAEGDLGYGLGRRPGGIYEAQVSHLFTSRKSSDGKNFSPPPFSRNKEERNGATFQYSKHKSVPDTYLEGTRISHRRRQSSTDSNSELSNVELRQHLHETLEEVEILKTELEASQRQLEGKEEALKILQSMAIFGKATSHTQAVLQKTVEQKRSLEKEINALQWEIEFDQNRFKNIEESWIQKYDRLNCENAVLKETLKLKTEEIKMLKSENAILNQQYLEALAMLDIKQQKMAQENTCRGKSGFTEVSGLELAVLGACVCHGPRGSPCACAKMAASTRKMVLQLKQELGLLQKSKEEAYIMADAFRIAFEQQLMRKNDQALRFTQMDKMCKKPTKWINWKHLKEDGLPSQSKKTLGQKLLSMLPSENSSKSTDDQDDPQEVFQMLTDLLNDKEEALAHQRKVSYMLARALEDKDNTSKENKEKSPMKDNSPLRNRWQKTSEFPILCDCVHSSVQIFNSVNCICSVQHFHTDQNYTRTLKRSHSLPSNIRY
- the CCDC125 gene encoding coiled-coil domain-containing protein 125 isoform X1, with product MSRVARPPSEAEGPAWETEDEDTAEGDLGYGLGRRPGGIYEAQVSHLFTSRKSSDGKNFSPPPFSRNKEERNGATFQYSKHKSVPDTYLEGTRISHRRRQSSTDSNSELSNVELRQHLHETLEEVEILKTELEASQRQLEGKEEALKILQSMAIFGKATSHTQAVLQKTVEQKRSLEKEINALQWEIEFDQNRFKNIEESWIQKYDRLNCENAVLKETLKLKTEEIKMLKSENAILNQQYLEALAMLDIKQQKMAQENTCRGKSGFTEVSGLELAVLGACVCHGPRGSPCACAKMAASTRKMVLQLKQELGLLQKSKEEAYIMADAFRIAFEQQLMRKNDQALRFTQMDKMCKKPTKWINWKHLKEDGLPSQSKKTLGQKLLSMLPSENSSKSTDDQDDPQEVFQMLTDLLNDKEEALAHQRKVSYMLARALEDKDNTSKENKEKSPMKDNSPLRNRWQKTSEFPILCDCVHSSVQIFNSVNCICSVQHFHTDQNYTRTLKRSHSLPSNIRYTKNLNHYPKGNKSKKKQMGPNET